Proteins co-encoded in one Halorussus vallis genomic window:
- a CDS encoding transcription initiation factor IIB — protein sequence MTDTRIRTRQSEEEVTEETESGTACPECSGKLISDSEHGETVCQDCGLVVEEDNVDRGPEWRAFDAKEKNEKSRVGAPTTNTMHDKGLSTNIDWRDKDAYGNSLGSRQREKMQRLRKWNERFRTRDSKERNLKQALGEIDRMASALGLPNNVRETASVIYRRALDEDLLPGRSIEGVSTACVYAAARQAGVPRSLDEIGDVSRVEKSEVARTYRYVVRELSLEVKPADPESYVPRFASGLGLSDEAEHRARELLRTAKEQGVHSGKSPVGLAAAAVYAAALLTNEKTTQAEVSDVADISEVTIRNRYHELLEAEEAPAAI from the coding sequence ATGACCGATACGCGCATACGAACTCGACAGTCGGAGGAAGAGGTAACCGAAGAAACCGAGAGCGGTACCGCCTGCCCCGAGTGCAGCGGAAAGCTCATCAGCGACAGCGAACACGGTGAAACCGTCTGCCAGGACTGCGGTCTGGTCGTCGAAGAGGACAACGTCGACCGCGGCCCCGAGTGGCGCGCGTTCGACGCGAAGGAGAAGAACGAGAAGTCGCGGGTCGGCGCGCCGACCACGAACACGATGCACGACAAGGGACTGTCGACCAACATCGACTGGCGTGACAAGGACGCCTACGGTAACTCGCTGGGCTCCCGCCAGCGCGAGAAGATGCAGCGCCTGCGCAAGTGGAACGAGCGATTCCGGACCCGCGACTCGAAGGAGCGCAACCTCAAGCAGGCGCTCGGCGAAATCGACCGGATGGCCTCCGCGCTCGGCCTCCCGAACAACGTCCGGGAAACCGCGTCGGTCATCTACCGGCGCGCGCTCGACGAGGACCTCCTGCCCGGACGGTCCATCGAGGGCGTCTCGACCGCCTGCGTCTACGCCGCCGCCCGACAGGCCGGCGTTCCGCGGAGCCTCGACGAGATCGGCGACGTGAGCCGAGTCGAGAAGAGCGAGGTCGCTCGGACGTACCGCTACGTCGTCCGCGAACTCAGCCTCGAAGTCAAGCCCGCCGACCCCGAGAGCTACGTCCCGCGGTTCGCCTCCGGTCTCGGCCTCTCCGACGAGGCCGAACACCGTGCCCGCGAACTGCTCCGGACCGCCAAGGAGCAGGGCGTCCACAGCGGCAAGTCGCCGGTCGGCCTCGCCGCAGCCGCCGTCTACGCCGCCGCGCTCCTGACCAACGAGAAGACCACCCAGGCGGAGGTCAGCGACGTGGCCGACATCAGCGAGGTCACCATCCGGAACCGCTACCACGAACTGCTCGAAGCCGAGGAAGCGCCCGCGGCCATCTGA
- a CDS encoding DNA-methyltransferase produces the protein METEHRIHVDDARAMEQLADDSVELVVTSPPYPMIEMWDELFSELDPAVGDFLAAGDGDAAFESMHEALAPVWDELARVLVPGGIAAVNVGDATRSVGDGFQLYPNHAELIDRFRTRGFDLLPDVLWRKPVNSHAKFMGSGMVPPNAYATLEHEYVLIFRNGSGSRSFEPNADRRYEAAYFWEERNDWFSDLWTDVRGEAQDLTGEEPRERSGAFPFEVPYRLVNMYSAYGDTVLDPFWGTGTTTLAAMVAGRDSVGYELRREFRAAFDDRIEGVESFADDVVGERLADHRAFAAGRDDLEYEAENYDFRVMTDQERRIRLYTVAECRREGDDYAVSHRPFDDK, from the coding sequence ATGGAGACCGAACACCGGATTCACGTCGACGACGCCCGCGCGATGGAGCAGTTGGCCGACGACTCCGTCGAACTCGTCGTCACCTCGCCGCCGTACCCGATGATCGAGATGTGGGACGAACTCTTCTCCGAACTCGACCCCGCGGTCGGCGACTTTCTCGCCGCGGGCGACGGCGACGCCGCCTTCGAGTCGATGCACGAGGCGCTCGCGCCCGTCTGGGACGAACTCGCCCGCGTGCTTGTCCCCGGCGGCATCGCCGCGGTCAACGTCGGGGACGCCACCCGGAGCGTCGGCGACGGTTTCCAACTCTATCCGAACCACGCCGAACTCATCGACCGGTTTCGGACTCGCGGCTTCGACCTGTTGCCCGACGTGCTCTGGCGCAAGCCGGTCAACAGCCACGCCAAGTTCATGGGGTCGGGGATGGTCCCCCCGAACGCCTACGCCACCCTCGAACACGAGTACGTGCTCATCTTCCGGAACGGAAGCGGGTCGCGGTCGTTCGAACCCAACGCCGACCGGCGCTACGAGGCGGCGTACTTCTGGGAGGAGCGCAACGACTGGTTCTCGGACCTCTGGACCGACGTGCGCGGCGAGGCCCAGGACCTGACGGGCGAAGAACCCCGCGAGCGCTCGGGGGCGTTCCCGTTCGAGGTGCCGTACCGGCTGGTCAACATGTACTCGGCGTACGGCGACACCGTGCTCGACCCCTTCTGGGGGACCGGCACGACGACGCTCGCCGCGATGGTGGCCGGGCGCGACTCGGTGGGCTACGAACTCCGCCGCGAGTTCCGAGCGGCGTTCGACGACCGAATCGAGGGTGTCGAGTCGTTCGCCGACGACGTCGTCGGCGAACGACTCGCCGACCATCGGGCGTTCGCGGCCGGCCGAGACGACCTGGAGTACGAGGCCGAGAACTACGACTTCCGGGTGATGACCGACCAGGAGCGCCGAATCCGGCTCTACACGGTGGCGGAGTGTCGGCGCGAGGGCGACGACTACGCCGTCTCCCACCGGCCGTTCGACGATAAGTAG
- a CDS encoding type I 3-dehydroquinate dehydratase: MEFEEFVLAASVTDLDAERRAREHADAVEFRMDLADDPLSSLREYDGELPILATNRATWEGGEADDEGRLDALAEAAELACVGAVDVELKSLTAGEAEAVAERAREAGTAVVASVHDFEATPSRMDMRSRLQLATERADVGKLAVTARSRSDVLDLLAVTDEMATSGARVATMAMGEPGRHSRAVAPLYGSRIGYAPVDPGDATAPGQYDLATLARLVEQLS, encoded by the coding sequence ATGGAGTTCGAGGAGTTCGTGCTGGCGGCCAGCGTCACGGATCTCGACGCCGAGCGCCGGGCGCGCGAACACGCAGACGCGGTGGAGTTTCGGATGGACCTGGCCGACGACCCGCTCTCGTCGCTCCGGGAGTACGACGGCGAACTGCCGATTCTCGCCACGAACCGGGCGACGTGGGAGGGCGGCGAGGCCGACGACGAGGGGCGACTCGACGCGCTGGCCGAGGCTGCCGAACTGGCCTGCGTCGGCGCGGTCGACGTGGAACTGAAGAGCCTCACCGCCGGCGAGGCCGAAGCGGTCGCCGAGCGTGCCCGCGAGGCGGGGACGGCGGTCGTCGCCTCGGTCCACGACTTCGAAGCGACGCCCTCGCGGATGGACATGCGAAGTCGACTCCAGTTGGCCACCGAGCGCGCCGACGTGGGGAAACTCGCCGTCACGGCCCGGAGCAGGAGCGACGTGCTCGACCTGCTCGCCGTGACCGACGAGATGGCGACCTCGGGCGCGCGCGTGGCGACGATGGCGATGGGCGAACCGGGCCGCCACTCGCGGGCCGTCGCGCCGCTGTACGGCTCCAGAATCGGCTACGCGCCCGTCGACCCGGGCGACGCCACCGCACCGGGTCAGTACGACCTTGCGACGCTCGCGCGCCTCGTCGAGCAGTTGTCTTGA
- a CDS encoding zinc ribbon domain-containing protein has protein sequence MTHTKSEKRPWLGAVLAFFLPGLGHVYLREWLRSLMWFGFLLSAIILFVPIPDSAVAAAQSGGLQAAWNAAVEATSDLPLEALLPIWVVRLFSAIDAYWLALRGTTDAEEEGERCPACGKPVDEDLDFCQWCTTPLPEREGPNTPTEETAVSH, from the coding sequence GTGACTCATACGAAATCCGAAAAGCGTCCGTGGCTGGGCGCAGTGTTGGCGTTCTTCCTGCCCGGACTCGGGCACGTCTACCTGCGCGAGTGGCTCCGCTCGCTCATGTGGTTCGGATTCCTCCTGAGCGCCATCATCCTGTTCGTCCCGATTCCGGACTCGGCGGTGGCGGCCGCCCAATCCGGCGGCCTCCAGGCGGCGTGGAACGCCGCGGTCGAGGCGACGTCCGACCTCCCGCTGGAGGCGCTACTGCCCATCTGGGTCGTGCGCCTGTTCAGCGCCATCGACGCCTACTGGCTGGCGCTCCGGGGCACGACCGACGCAGAGGAAGAAGGCGAGCGGTGTCCCGCCTGCGGCAAACCCGTCGACGAGGACCTCGACTTCTGTCAGTGGTGCACGACGCCGCTACCCGAGCGCGAGGGACCCAACACCCCGACCGAAGAAACCGCCGTCTCCCACTGA
- a CDS encoding 3-dehydroquinate synthase II, with protein sequence MTRSVWLKADDAVGDWDARRKRITAGLEAGIDWVLVDADDVGRVRELGDVNVAAFTNGDVQVIDEAEDLARPDTYVVGKDGEGDGTVDLPADFSGSADLSTLRRDDDRADGAYVRILSEDYEAFAEAAAQEADHTIVVGEDWTIIPLENLIARIGEETELVAGVTSAEEAKTAFETLELGSDAVLLDADDPDEIRRTVEVRDEAERERLDFEWGTVTAVERTGSADRVCVDTGSLFEHDEGMLVGSLSRGLFFVHAETAESPYVASRPFRVNAGAVHAYVRTPDGGTKYLSELKSGDEVQVVDLDGHTREATVGRVKIEKRPMFRVEVEFEDGDRVETLLQNAETIKVPTSAGRAAVTDLEEGDELLVYREGGARHFGETVEESIIEK encoded by the coding sequence ATGACGCGCTCCGTATGGCTCAAGGCCGACGACGCGGTCGGCGACTGGGACGCCCGCCGGAAGCGAATCACGGCGGGACTGGAAGCGGGAATCGATTGGGTGCTGGTTGACGCCGACGACGTCGGTCGAGTCCGCGAACTCGGCGACGTGAACGTCGCGGCGTTCACCAACGGCGACGTACAGGTCATCGACGAGGCGGAGGACCTCGCCCGACCGGACACCTACGTCGTGGGTAAGGACGGCGAGGGCGACGGGACGGTCGACCTCCCGGCCGACTTCTCGGGGTCGGCCGACCTCTCGACGCTCCGGCGCGACGACGACCGCGCAGACGGCGCGTACGTCCGCATCCTGAGCGAGGACTACGAGGCGTTCGCCGAGGCCGCCGCCCAGGAGGCCGACCACACCATCGTCGTCGGTGAGGACTGGACCATCATCCCGCTGGAGAACCTCATCGCGCGTATCGGCGAGGAAACCGAACTGGTCGCGGGCGTCACCTCCGCCGAGGAGGCCAAGACCGCGTTCGAGACGCTCGAACTCGGCAGCGACGCCGTCCTGTTGGACGCCGACGACCCCGACGAGATCCGCCGGACCGTCGAGGTCCGCGACGAGGCCGAGCGCGAACGCCTCGACTTCGAGTGGGGCACCGTCACCGCCGTCGAGCGCACCGGGAGCGCCGACCGGGTCTGCGTCGACACCGGGAGCCTGTTCGAACACGACGAGGGGATGCTGGTCGGGTCGTTGTCACGGGGGCTGTTCTTCGTCCACGCCGAAACCGCCGAGTCGCCGTACGTCGCCTCCCGGCCGTTCCGGGTGAACGCGGGCGCGGTCCACGCCTACGTCCGGACCCCCGACGGCGGTACGAAGTATCTCTCGGAGCTCAAATCGGGCGACGAGGTGCAGGTCGTCGACCTCGACGGTCACACCCGCGAGGCGACGGTCGGCCGGGTGAAGATAGAGAAGCGTCCGATGTTCCGGGTCGAGGTCGAGTTCGAGGACGGCGACCGGGTCGAGACGCTGCTGCAGAACGCGGAAACCATCAAGGTGCCCACCAGCGCGGGCCGCGCCGCGGTCACCGACCTCGAAGAGGGCGACGAACTTCTGGTCTACCGCGAGGGCGGCGCTCGCCACTTCGGCGAGACGGTCGAAGAGAGCATCATCGAGAAGTAG
- a CDS encoding extracellular solute-binding protein, with amino-acid sequence MTRDDGADSGISRRQFVEGVGASGAAVGLSGYLDEGTVGNVQNQGGTTTVQWAADSNVKGVESALQKALHDVGLSNDIEISVLAGPNVTGNRRAQYQQWLSAGRSKPDLMMMDSGWTIPFIRRNQLLNLTDKLPQNKVKMVRNQYLQQLAKTGQSKNGNIYGVPFFPDIATIQYRKDLFEEAGHAPKQSWATESMRWKQFSNIVADVQQQTNTKMGFSFQAKAYEGLSCCDFNEFITSWGGAYFGNPRKNLFGPIGQRPVTLAQKPVVDSVRMVRSLIHGPDAQNTLNGYKQIAPQAVLQWSEEPSRKPFTAGNVVAHRNWTYSIRTNGAEDAFGKDLGVMPIPYAKTEQQAQLPATGGPTSALGGWLTSVNPNSKKQDAAIQVIKSMMNEDFMFRLFELLGWVPPNVDLLKRQRAKQVPIMGRYVEQLRVAAQAALPRPVTVVWPQESTQIAQQVNSAYAPGGKPQQAMQKLQQSIKAIEQSA; translated from the coding sequence ATGACACGAGACGACGGTGCCGACAGCGGTATCTCTCGGCGACAGTTCGTCGAGGGCGTCGGAGCGTCGGGAGCGGCGGTCGGTCTGTCCGGCTATCTCGACGAGGGAACGGTCGGCAACGTACAGAACCAGGGCGGGACGACGACCGTGCAGTGGGCGGCCGACTCCAACGTCAAGGGAGTCGAGAGCGCCTTACAGAAGGCGCTGCACGACGTCGGCCTCTCGAACGACATCGAGATTAGCGTGCTGGCGGGTCCGAACGTCACGGGCAATCGCCGGGCGCAGTACCAGCAGTGGCTGTCGGCGGGGCGGTCGAAACCGGACCTGATGATGATGGACAGCGGGTGGACCATCCCGTTCATCCGGCGGAACCAGCTGCTGAACTTGACCGACAAACTGCCCCAGAACAAGGTCAAGATGGTCCGCAACCAGTACCTGCAGCAGCTCGCGAAGACCGGCCAGAGCAAGAACGGCAACATCTACGGCGTGCCGTTCTTCCCGGACATCGCGACGATACAGTACCGCAAAGACCTCTTCGAGGAGGCCGGACACGCTCCGAAGCAGAGCTGGGCCACCGAGTCGATGCGGTGGAAGCAGTTCTCGAACATCGTGGCCGACGTCCAGCAGCAGACCAACACGAAGATGGGCTTCAGCTTCCAGGCGAAGGCCTACGAGGGGCTGTCGTGCTGCGACTTCAACGAGTTCATCACGAGTTGGGGCGGCGCGTACTTCGGCAATCCCAGGAAGAACCTCTTCGGCCCCATCGGTCAACGGCCGGTCACGCTCGCACAGAAGCCCGTCGTGGACTCCGTCAGGATGGTCCGGTCGCTCATCCACGGACCCGACGCGCAGAACACGCTGAACGGGTACAAGCAGATCGCGCCGCAGGCGGTGCTCCAGTGGTCCGAGGAGCCCTCGCGCAAGCCGTTCACGGCGGGCAACGTGGTCGCCCACCGCAACTGGACGTACTCCATCCGCACCAACGGCGCGGAGGACGCCTTCGGCAAGGACCTGGGCGTGATGCCGATTCCGTACGCCAAGACCGAACAGCAGGCCCAGCTTCCCGCGACGGGCGGGCCGACCTCGGCGCTGGGCGGGTGGCTCACCTCGGTCAATCCGAACTCGAAGAAACAGGATGCGGCGATACAGGTCATCAAGTCGATGATGAATGAGGACTTCATGTTCCGGCTGTTCGAGCTACTGGGCTGGGTGCCGCCGAACGTCGACCTGCTCAAGCGCCAGCGCGCGAAGCAGGTGCCTATCATGGGCCGGTACGTCGAACAGCTTCGCGTGGCCGCACAGGCCGCGCTGCCGCGACCGGTGACGGTCGTCTGGCCCCAGGAGTCCACGCAGATCGCCCAGCAGGTCAACAGCGCCTACGCGCCGGGCGGTAAACCACAGCAGGCGATGCAGAAGCTCCAGCAGTCGATCAAGGCCATCGAGCAGAGCGCCTGA
- the ppsA gene encoding phosphoenolpyruvate synthase yields MAVLWLDEITADDLELVGGKGASLGELTGAGLPVPTGFVVSAGTYRSFIERTGIEEELFEAVDVDTEDSAALAEAQSRAKELILETEMPEEMREEIVASYDDLEDGEAFVAVRSSATAEDLPDASFAGQQETFLNVTREDLVERVKRCWASLFTQRAIYYRQEQGFDHDVVDIAVVVQRMVDAEKSGVMFTSHPSTGESKIIIEAAWGLGEAVVSGSVSPDNYVVDRETGDVVETTIADKKMMMEKDEETGETVERDVPEDKRNAQVLSEANVARLVELGERVEDHYGTPQDVEWAIVDDEVFMLQSRPITTIDDDSSVADADASASAESKGIADGSGAVEAASGVNGGEQSADAGGSSGEVLVSGLGASPGIASGPARIVTKLDQLDKVGEGDIIVTEMTTPDMVPAMKRAAGIVTDEGGMTSHAAIVSRELGCPAVVGSSDATSTLEDDQVVTLDGDKGTITEGRRTTEDDEHEPIEEARPKTPVKPMTATEVKVNVSIPEAAERAAATGADGVGLLRMEHMILSTNKTPAKYIDDHGVDAYVNEIVEGIRGVADEFYPRPVRVRTLDAPTDEFRQLEGGDDEPSEHNPMLGYRGIRRSLDRPDVFAHELEAFARLYEMGYDNVEIMFPLVNDAEDVVKARNLMGEAGIDPDKRRWGVMIETPASALGVEEMAKQGIDFASFGTNDLTQYTLAVDRNNENVADRFDELHPAVLELISQTIRTCREHDVDTSICGQAGSKPQMVQHLVNEGVSSISANIDAVRDVQHEVKRVEQKLLLDSVR; encoded by the coding sequence ATGGCTGTACTCTGGCTGGACGAAATCACTGCTGACGACCTCGAACTGGTCGGCGGGAAGGGCGCGTCGCTGGGGGAACTCACCGGCGCCGGCCTGCCGGTCCCGACGGGGTTCGTCGTCTCTGCGGGTACCTATCGGTCGTTCATCGAGCGGACCGGGATCGAGGAGGAACTCTTTGAGGCCGTCGACGTCGACACCGAGGACTCCGCGGCGCTCGCAGAAGCCCAGTCGCGCGCGAAGGAACTCATCCTCGAGACGGAGATGCCCGAGGAGATGCGCGAGGAGATCGTCGCGTCCTACGACGACCTCGAAGACGGCGAGGCGTTCGTGGCGGTCCGGTCCTCGGCGACCGCCGAGGACCTCCCCGACGCCTCCTTCGCGGGCCAGCAGGAAACCTTCCTGAACGTCACCCGCGAGGACCTCGTCGAGCGGGTCAAGCGGTGCTGGGCGTCGCTGTTCACCCAGCGCGCCATCTACTACCGCCAGGAGCAGGGCTTCGACCACGACGTGGTCGACATCGCGGTCGTCGTCCAGCGGATGGTCGACGCCGAGAAGTCCGGCGTGATGTTCACCAGCCACCCCTCGACCGGCGAGTCGAAGATCATCATCGAGGCCGCCTGGGGCCTCGGCGAAGCGGTCGTCTCCGGGTCGGTTTCGCCCGACAACTACGTCGTCGACCGCGAAACCGGCGACGTCGTCGAAACCACCATCGCCGACAAGAAGATGATGATGGAGAAGGACGAGGAGACGGGCGAAACCGTCGAGCGCGACGTACCCGAAGACAAGCGCAATGCGCAGGTGCTCTCGGAGGCCAACGTCGCTCGCCTCGTCGAACTCGGCGAGCGCGTCGAGGACCACTACGGCACGCCCCAGGACGTCGAGTGGGCCATCGTCGACGACGAGGTCTTCATGCTCCAGTCGCGGCCCATCACCACCATCGACGACGATTCGAGCGTCGCCGACGCCGACGCGTCGGCGTCGGCGGAGTCGAAGGGCATCGCCGACGGGAGCGGCGCGGTCGAGGCCGCCAGCGGCGTCAACGGCGGCGAGCAGTCGGCCGACGCGGGCGGGTCCAGCGGCGAGGTGCTGGTCAGCGGCCTCGGCGCGAGTCCCGGCATCGCCAGCGGTCCGGCCCGCATCGTCACGAAACTCGACCAGCTCGACAAGGTCGGCGAGGGCGACATCATCGTCACCGAGATGACCACGCCCGACATGGTGCCCGCGATGAAGCGCGCGGCGGGCATCGTCACCGACGAGGGCGGTATGACCAGCCACGCCGCCATCGTCTCGCGCGAACTCGGCTGTCCCGCGGTGGTCGGTAGCAGCGACGCCACCTCGACGCTCGAAGACGACCAGGTCGTCACCCTCGACGGCGACAAGGGCACCATCACCGAGGGCCGTCGGACGACCGAGGACGACGAACACGAGCCCATCGAGGAGGCCCGACCGAAGACGCCCGTCAAGCCGATGACCGCGACCGAGGTGAAGGTCAACGTCTCCATCCCGGAGGCCGCCGAGCGGGCGGCCGCGACGGGCGCCGACGGCGTGGGACTGCTCCGGATGGAGCACATGATTCTCTCGACCAACAAGACGCCCGCGAAGTACATCGACGACCACGGCGTCGACGCCTACGTCAACGAAATCGTCGAGGGCATCCGCGGGGTCGCCGACGAGTTCTACCCCCGGCCGGTCCGGGTGCGCACCCTCGACGCGCCGACCGACGAGTTCCGGCAACTGGAGGGCGGCGACGACGAACCCAGCGAGCACAACCCGATGCTGGGCTACCGGGGCATCCGCCGAAGCCTCGACCGACCCGACGTGTTTGCCCACGAACTCGAGGCGTTCGCCCGCCTCTACGAGATGGGCTACGACAACGTCGAAATCATGTTCCCGCTGGTCAACGACGCCGAGGACGTCGTGAAGGCCCGCAACCTGATGGGCGAGGCAGGTATCGACCCCGACAAGCGCCGGTGGGGCGTGATGATAGAGACGCCCGCCTCGGCGCTCGGCGTCGAGGAGATGGCGAAACAGGGCATCGACTTCGCGTCGTTCGGCACCAACGACCTCACCCAGTACACCCTGGCGGTCGACCGCAACAACGAGAACGTCGCCGACCGCTTCGACGAACTCCACCCTGCGGTGCTCGAACTCATCTCCCAGACCATCCGGACCTGTCGCGAACACGACGTCGACACGAGCATCTGCGGACAGGCCGGTTCGAAGCCCCAGATGGTCCAGCACCTCGTCAACGAGGGCGTGTCCTCCATCTCGGCCAACATCGACGCGGTCCGGGACGTCCAGCACGAGGTCAAGCGCGTCGAGCAGAAGTTACTGCTCGACTCGGTGCGCTGA
- a CDS encoding phosphotransferase family protein, translated as MSDESAESGEGEQFSGDVLGRMVREVRPEWTLRAATPAEEGTDVVYFLTVDTGEGTRECVLKACEFLDPEAFRPEPYLLDLLDRRTSIPVPGIVGAVDDHDDLPAPFFLMERLDGEVREGDARDLAPEAMERIARDAGRNLGRLHRLGEFERFGPLRLAGYADESATGRNEARGETPRRFAAGDRTLTLGESTRDSWRERFEEVIDSCLDNVEARFEDLVPDLRAFVADRLDALDRSFPAVIGHDDYRLGNLLVDPETGETHAVLDWGNVATMEAQCELVDVEQYLCEWAPHDDPLRERVRASLLAGYRETNEIDRDDDYERRRELYLATSRLSPMVCFSLWNEGAGEDAREATAKKHREAVLELVG; from the coding sequence ATGAGCGACGAGAGCGCCGAAAGCGGCGAAGGTGAGCAGTTCTCCGGTGACGTTCTCGGCCGGATGGTTCGGGAAGTCCGTCCGGAGTGGACGCTCCGGGCGGCGACGCCCGCCGAGGAGGGGACCGACGTGGTGTACTTCCTGACCGTCGACACCGGCGAGGGGACTCGCGAGTGCGTCCTCAAGGCGTGCGAGTTTCTCGACCCGGAGGCGTTCCGACCCGAACCGTATCTGCTCGACCTGCTCGACCGGCGCACGTCGATTCCGGTGCCGGGCATCGTCGGCGCGGTGGACGACCACGACGACCTCCCCGCACCGTTCTTCCTGATGGAGCGCCTCGACGGCGAAGTTCGCGAGGGCGATGCCCGGGACCTCGCCCCGGAGGCGATGGAGCGCATCGCCCGCGACGCCGGGCGGAACCTCGGGCGACTCCACCGACTCGGCGAGTTCGAGCGGTTCGGCCCGCTCCGACTCGCCGGGTACGCGGACGAGAGCGCCACAGGGCGGAACGAGGCCCGCGGCGAAACGCCGCGGCGTTTCGCCGCGGGCGACCGAACGCTGACGCTCGGCGAGTCGACCCGCGACTCGTGGCGCGAGCGATTCGAGGAGGTGATAGACTCCTGCCTCGACAACGTCGAGGCGAGATTCGAGGACCTCGTCCCCGACCTCCGGGCGTTCGTCGCCGACCGCCTCGACGCGCTCGACCGGTCGTTCCCGGCGGTAATCGGTCACGACGACTACCGCCTCGGGAACCTGCTCGTCGACCCCGAAACCGGCGAGACGCACGCGGTGCTCGACTGGGGCAACGTCGCCACGATGGAGGCCCAGTGCGAACTGGTGGACGTCGAACAGTACCTCTGCGAGTGGGCACCCCACGACGACCCACTCCGAGAACGCGTCCGGGCGTCGCTCCTGGCGGGCTACCGGGAAACCAACGAAATCGACCGCGACGACGACTACGAGCGCCGCCGGGAACTCTACCTCGCGACCTCGCGGCTCTCGCCGATGGTCTGCTTCTCGCTCTGGAACGAGGGTGCCGGCGAGGACGCGCGCGAGGCGACTGCGAAGAAACACCGAGAGGCCGTGCTGGAGTTGGTCGGCTGA
- a CDS encoding HAD family hydrolase, with protein MERYDQLYRLYDEFDAATLRAYQNFVDVFPPVDSRVALEHWQEASDELAARKDEIREAFPAVGETFAEIAARATRDQAFTALDLHAKYDRGVNVLVLDVDETLRSAGGTDNEIPRETLHLLTEFHENGVPIVICTGQTLENVKGFMIQGLGSEIVHSGDLAIVYEAGTGVFTPGHGADTKQLLYEDLDADVRAIFDDVRARVLSEAPEELRRGCHLQGNEFNVTMKPNFETGSKRAREVIDEALIYELDLLGDAVVARVEEGDADADDETSRASEWARAYYAAQDPEIRAVLEQAGETPACSPEDVPETVAALFERIDVAYYEADAAEIGSLELNKVVGVEAAFDVLGVDDPFSVVMGDSKSDLRVMEWVAEHDRGIGAAPEHASRDVLDHVVRTDELVFDRGKAGDVLRTVYALNRLANLG; from the coding sequence ATGGAGCGTTACGACCAACTCTATCGGCTCTACGACGAGTTCGACGCCGCGACTCTCCGGGCGTACCAGAACTTCGTCGACGTGTTTCCCCCCGTCGACTCCCGGGTCGCGCTCGAACACTGGCAAGAGGCAAGCGACGAACTCGCCGCCCGGAAGGACGAGATTCGCGAGGCGTTCCCCGCGGTCGGCGAGACGTTCGCCGAGATCGCCGCGCGGGCGACCCGCGACCAGGCGTTCACCGCGCTCGACCTCCACGCCAAGTACGACCGCGGGGTCAACGTCCTCGTCCTCGACGTCGACGAGACGCTGCGCTCGGCAGGGGGCACCGACAACGAGATTCCCCGCGAGACGCTCCACCTACTCACCGAGTTCCACGAGAACGGCGTCCCCATCGTCATCTGTACCGGCCAGACCCTGGAGAACGTCAAGGGGTTCATGATTCAGGGCCTCGGGAGTGAAATCGTCCACTCGGGCGACCTCGCCATCGTCTACGAGGCCGGCACCGGCGTGTTCACGCCCGGCCACGGCGCCGACACCAAACAACTGCTCTACGAGGACCTGGACGCCGACGTCCGAGCCATCTTCGACGACGTGCGCGCCCGCGTCCTCTCGGAGGCCCCCGAGGAACTCCGCCGAGGCTGTCACCTCCAGGGCAACGAGTTCAACGTCACGATGAAGCCCAACTTCGAGACGGGGAGCAAGCGCGCCCGCGAAGTCATCGACGAGGCACTGATATACGAACTCGACCTGCTGGGCGACGCCGTGGTCGCGCGGGTCGAGGAGGGGGACGCGGACGCCGACGACGAAACGAGTCGCGCCAGCGAGTGGGCGCGGGCCTACTACGCCGCCCAGGACCCCGAAATCCGCGCGGTGCTCGAACAGGCGGGCGAGACGCCCGCCTGTTCGCCCGAGGACGTCCCCGAGACCGTCGCGGCGCTCTTCGAGCGCATCGACGTCGCCTACTACGAGGCCGACGCCGCCGAAATCGGGAGTCTCGAACTCAACAAGGTGGTCGGCGTGGAGGCCGCCTTCGACGTGCTGGGCGTCGACGACCCCTTCTCGGTCGTGATGGGCGACTCCAAGAGCGACCTCCGGGTGATGGAGTGGGTCGCCGAACACGACCGCGGAATCGGAGCCGCGCCCGAACACGCCTCCCGGGACGTGCTCGACCACGTGGTCCGGACCGACGAACTCGTCTTCGACCGCGGGAAGGCCGGCGACGTGCTCCGGACGGTGTACGCGCTGAACCGACTGGCGAACCTGGGGTGA